The Gordonia westfalica sequence ATCGCACGGAGAGTGGCGACTTCGGGGAGCTGCTTCAACCCGCGCTTCTTCCACGAGTTGACAGTCTGCGGGATGCTACCGATCTGGCGTGCGAACGCCGCCTCGGATGCTCCCGTCCTGTCCAGGTGGGCCTGGACGAACTCCCACAATTTGCTCACGACTCAGAGCCTGCCGTCCGAGTATGAACGTCGCTAGTCATTCGCTCACCCATCCGTCTACCCCACAACGGCCGGAATTGGCGTTTTGCCGTTGACCGTTTCATCCAGTGTTGGACGCCATCATATCCGCTGGCTGCGGAACTACAACGCTGTGATTACTTGCGTAAGCGTCTACCAGTGTCGTATGTTTTATCCATCGACAGTTGACACCAACCCGTTGACCATGGAGGATGAAGTGGCGTCATACAAACGATGGCCGAAAGGCAGTTGGATGAAACTCACATCCGGGGACACTCTCCGAGCACTGATGAACCAGCGCGGATTTTCGATGGCCAGGCTTGGGCGGTATGCCGGATGCTCAAAGAGCTTCATTGGGCACCTCTGCGCCGAGAACAAGACCACGTGCACACCGCAGTTGGCCGAACGCATCGCGGAGGCTCTCGACGTGCCT is a genomic window containing:
- a CDS encoding helix-turn-helix domain-containing protein; its protein translation is MKLTSGDTLRALMNQRGFSMARLGRYAGCSKSFIGHLCAENKTTCTPQLAERIAEALDVPLHLLFVEHASASNGRNSNQRRVVA